In a single window of the uncultured Pseudodesulfovibrio sp. genome:
- a CDS encoding ABC transporter permease, producing the protein MSDLWMQLLLTADATLRISTPLILAALAGLCSERAAVIDIGLEGKMLGGAFVAATVSYLTGSVWLGLVCAILACLGLALLHGFACITHRGNQVVSGMAINIVVAGLAPTLGHAIFHINGDTPPLPQSARFMALTLPGAEALRGVPILGPIYAELISGHTLLTYATFALIPCVSWVLYKTRFGLRLRAVGENPEAVDTAGISVSWLRYRAVLIAGALCGLAGASLSTALGASFIRDMTAGKGYLALAAMIFGKWRPGLTVTACLLFAFTDALQARLQGVSLPLVGQIPVQFIIMLPYVMTVILLAGFVGKVVAPKADGIPYVKER; encoded by the coding sequence ATGAGCGATTTGTGGATGCAACTGCTGCTCACGGCCGACGCCACCCTGCGCATCAGCACGCCGTTGATCCTGGCCGCCCTGGCCGGGTTGTGCTCGGAACGGGCCGCTGTCATCGACATCGGCCTGGAAGGCAAGATGCTCGGCGGCGCGTTCGTGGCCGCCACGGTCAGTTATCTGACCGGCTCGGTCTGGCTCGGTCTTGTCTGCGCCATCCTCGCCTGTCTGGGGCTTGCCCTGCTGCACGGATTCGCCTGCATCACCCATCGGGGCAACCAGGTGGTCTCGGGCATGGCCATCAACATCGTGGTCGCCGGGCTGGCGCCGACCCTGGGCCACGCCATCTTTCACATCAACGGCGATACCCCGCCGCTGCCGCAATCCGCGCGGTTCATGGCCCTGACGCTGCCTGGAGCCGAGGCATTGCGCGGCGTGCCGATCCTGGGGCCCATCTACGCCGAGCTGATCAGCGGCCACACCCTGCTGACCTACGCGACCTTCGCCCTGATTCCGTGCGTTTCCTGGGTGCTCTACAAGACCCGGTTCGGGCTTAGGCTCCGAGCCGTGGGCGAGAACCCGGAGGCCGTGGACACGGCGGGCATCTCGGTGTCCTGGCTGCGCTACCGGGCGGTGCTCATCGCGGGCGCGTTGTGCGGTCTGGCCGGAGCGTCCCTTTCCACCGCATTGGGCGCGAGTTTTATCCGCGACATGACGGCGGGAAAAGGCTATCTGGCCCTGGCGGCCATGATCTTCGGCAAATGGCGGCCCGGCCTGACCGTGACCGCCTGCCTGCTGTTCGCCTTCACCGACGCGCTCCAGGCGCGGCTGCAGGGCGTGTCCCTGCCTCTGGTGGGCCAGATACCCGTCCAGTTTATCATCATGTTGCCCTACGTCATGACCGTGATCCTGCTGGCCGGGTTCGTGGGCAAGGTGGTGGCCCCCAAGGCGGACGGCATACCCTACGTCAAGGAGCGATAG
- a CDS encoding chloramphenicol acetyltransferase: protein MKTLDMRDWPRKSLYDYFRTLPSPHFSLTADVDVTALLTRAKPRGVAPFNAVLFAVMRAANRIPEFRQRLNGPDVVEFETVHPAPTVPIEGDRFAFCYFDYADNWPEFNVACSKALEAGRQQTELKDGSSNRLDLVFTTCLPWLHFTSMHHPVQGPDDAFPRIAWGKFTEQHGRWTMPVNLQVHHALADGLHAGRFYQYMQEALDEFE from the coding sequence ATGAAGACCCTCGACATGCGCGACTGGCCCCGTAAAAGCCTGTACGATTATTTCAGGACCCTGCCCTCGCCCCACTTTTCGCTGACCGCCGACGTGGATGTGACCGCCCTCCTGACCAGGGCCAAACCGCGTGGCGTAGCCCCGTTCAACGCCGTGCTCTTCGCGGTCATGCGCGCCGCCAACCGTATCCCTGAATTCCGCCAACGGCTGAACGGCCCGGACGTGGTCGAGTTCGAGACCGTCCACCCTGCGCCCACCGTGCCCATCGAAGGCGACCGCTTCGCTTTCTGCTATTTCGACTACGCCGACAACTGGCCCGAGTTCAATGTGGCCTGTTCCAAAGCCCTTGAAGCGGGCAGGCAACAGACCGAACTCAAGGACGGTTCCAGCAACCGCCTGGATCTTGTGTTCACCACCTGCCTGCCCTGGCTGCACTTCACCTCCATGCACCACCCGGTGCAGGGGCCCGACGACGCCTTCCCCCGCATCGCCTGGGGCAAGTTCACCGAACAGCACGGCCGCTGGACCATGCCCGTCAACCTCCAGGTCCACCATGCCCTGGCCGACGGCCTGCATGCCGGACGCTTCTATCAGTACATGCAGGAGGCTTTGGACGAGTTCGAATAG
- a CDS encoding phosphopentomutase, protein MPRAFILVLDSLGIGWAPDADQYGDAGADTLGHIAEACARGEANREGVRSGPLNLPCMSSLGLGLSAQLATGTVPPNLKSPVLRGRFAAAREVSRGKDTPSGHWELAGVPVPFDWGVFPPEYPSFPEALLQAVVEQGELPGILGNRAASGTEILKELGEEHMRTGKPICYTSADSVFQIAAHEQTFGLDRLLRLCELVRELLDGYNIGRVIARPFTGEPGHFTRTANRHDYALEPPAPTLLDKLKEAGREVVSVGKISDIFAHRGITKAVKGPDSATLFDLVEHEAAHASDGALVFANFVEFDSEWGHRRDVAGYAAALEYVDARIAAFIPKLGPGDLAVVTADHGCDPTWKGTDHTRECVPVLLFGPPVLPGSAGLRDTFADVGQTVAAHLGIEPLENGEAIPLD, encoded by the coding sequence ATGCCACGCGCCTTTATCCTGGTTCTCGACTCGCTCGGCATCGGCTGGGCTCCGGATGCCGACCAATACGGCGACGCCGGGGCCGACACCCTGGGCCACATCGCCGAGGCCTGCGCGCGTGGTGAGGCGAATCGGGAAGGGGTCCGCTCAGGCCCGCTCAACCTGCCATGCATGAGCTCCCTCGGTCTTGGGCTGTCCGCACAATTGGCCACCGGGACCGTGCCGCCGAATCTCAAATCTCCGGTCCTGCGCGGCCGGTTTGCGGCTGCCCGAGAGGTCAGTCGTGGCAAGGACACGCCCAGCGGCCACTGGGAGCTGGCCGGGGTCCCCGTTCCCTTTGACTGGGGTGTTTTTCCGCCCGAGTACCCGAGCTTTCCCGAAGCGTTGCTCCAGGCTGTCGTCGAGCAGGGAGAGCTGCCCGGGATCCTCGGCAATCGCGCCGCTTCCGGTACCGAAATCCTCAAGGAGTTGGGCGAGGAGCACATGCGCACCGGCAAGCCCATCTGCTACACCTCGGCCGATTCAGTCTTTCAGATTGCGGCCCATGAACAGACCTTCGGGCTGGACCGCCTGCTGCGGCTCTGCGAACTCGTGCGCGAACTTCTGGACGGCTACAACATAGGCCGGGTCATCGCCCGTCCGTTCACCGGAGAGCCGGGTCATTTCACCCGAACCGCCAACCGCCACGACTACGCCCTGGAACCGCCCGCGCCGACGCTGCTGGACAAGCTCAAGGAAGCCGGACGCGAAGTGGTCTCGGTCGGCAAGATCAGCGACATCTTCGCCCATCGAGGCATCACCAAGGCGGTGAAGGGTCCGGATTCCGCAACCCTGTTCGACCTCGTGGAGCACGAAGCCGCGCACGCCTCGGACGGGGCTCTGGTCTTCGCCAATTTCGTGGAGTTCGATTCAGAATGGGGCCATCGTCGCGACGTGGCCGGTTACGCCGCCGCACTCGAATACGTCGATGCCCGCATTGCCGCCTTCATTCCCAAACTCGGCCCGGGCGACCTGGCCGTCGTCACTGCCGATCACGGTTGCGATCCCACCTGGAAGGGCACGGACCACACGCGTGAATGCGTGCCTGTGCTCCTGTTCGGTCCTCCGGTTTTGCCTGGATCAGCAGGACTGCGCGACACCTTCGCCGACGTCGGCCAGACCGTGGCTGCCCATCTGGGCATCGAGCCGCTTGAGAACGGAGAGGCTATACCGTTGGATTAA
- the deoA gene encoding thymidine phosphorylase, which yields MTFIPQEIIRKKRDGLELSEPDIRAMVRGITDGGAGEGQVAAFAMAVFFRGMTLSERITLTEAMRDSGRVLDWPSFGIARGVADKHSTGGVGDKVSLILGPLAAACGAFVPMISGRGLGHTGGTLDKFDAIPGYDTAPNLTTFAQVVRDAGCAIIGQTADLAPADRRLYAVRDVTATVESIDLITASILSKKLAAGLQGLVMDVKYGSGAFMENYDDARALAESIVTVATGAGVPTTALLTDMNEVLGDSVGNAVEVREAVDFLTGVHQEPRLSEVTLACTGELLVLSGAARDMEDAMRKMETALASGAAAERFGCMVAGLGGPADFLERAGEYLDFAPVKRLVYPARPGFITAMDSRAVGMALVAMGGGRTRADQAIDHAVGMTGFARIGEAVGPDQPLCTVLARDEGQADMAAERISAAVAIGDTRPAPRPVVRERITADGGGAS from the coding sequence ATGACGTTCATACCGCAGGAGATCATCCGTAAAAAACGGGACGGCCTGGAACTGTCCGAGCCAGACATCCGGGCCATGGTCCGGGGCATCACGGACGGCGGGGCCGGTGAGGGGCAGGTGGCGGCGTTCGCCATGGCGGTCTTTTTCCGGGGCATGACCCTGAGCGAGCGCATTACGCTGACCGAGGCCATGCGCGACTCGGGCAGGGTGCTGGACTGGCCTTCGTTCGGCATCGCGCGCGGCGTGGCCGACAAACACTCGACCGGCGGCGTGGGCGACAAGGTCAGCCTGATCCTGGGGCCTCTGGCCGCTGCGTGCGGGGCCTTCGTGCCTATGATCTCCGGGCGCGGCCTGGGGCATACGGGCGGCACCCTGGACAAATTCGACGCCATTCCGGGGTATGACACCGCACCCAATCTTACGACCTTTGCCCAAGTGGTGCGGGACGCGGGGTGCGCCATCATCGGCCAGACCGCCGACCTGGCCCCGGCGGACCGGCGGCTGTACGCGGTGCGCGATGTAACGGCCACGGTGGAATCCATAGACCTGATCACCGCCTCGATCCTGTCCAAGAAGCTTGCCGCCGGATTGCAGGGACTGGTCATGGATGTGAAGTACGGTAGCGGGGCGTTCATGGAGAATTACGACGACGCGCGGGCCTTGGCCGAGTCCATCGTGACCGTGGCCACGGGCGCTGGCGTGCCGACCACGGCCCTGCTCACGGATATGAACGAGGTTTTGGGCGACAGCGTGGGCAATGCGGTGGAAGTCCGCGAGGCCGTGGATTTTCTGACCGGCGTACACCAAGAGCCGAGGCTGTCCGAAGTCACTTTGGCCTGCACCGGCGAACTGCTTGTCCTGTCGGGCGCTGCCAGGGACATGGAGGACGCCATGCGCAAGATGGAAACGGCCCTGGCCAGCGGCGCGGCGGCCGAACGGTTCGGGTGTATGGTCGCCGGACTGGGCGGGCCAGCGGATTTCCTGGAGCGGGCCGGCGAGTATCTGGATTTTGCGCCTGTAAAGCGGCTCGTATATCCGGCCAGGCCCGGCTTCATCACGGCCATGGACAGCCGCGCCGTGGGCATGGCCCTGGTGGCCATGGGTGGTGGACGGACCCGCGCGGATCAGGCCATCGACCACGCGGTGGGCATGACCGGCTTTGCCCGCATCGGCGAAGCGGTCGGCCCGGACCAACCGCTCTGCACGGTCCTCGCCCGCGACGAGGGGCAGGCTGACATGGCCGCAGAACGCATCAGCGCGGCAGTGGCCATCGGCGACACTCGACCGGCCCCGCGCCCGGTCGTCCGTGAACGAATCACCGCTGACGGCGGGGGGGCAAGCTGA
- a CDS encoding LysR family transcriptional regulator, which produces MDIHKLQCFVAVAFAGNLTRAAETVFLSQSAMSGQIKQLEESLGYPLFERQARGMRMTPEGEALLPYARAAIKAMEDFRTRGEGLKKTASSRLVVGLNSDPAFLRMAELARVMRTMAPGVQLSFIVSQSRYTAPSLRSGEMHVGFRFGMWNEEGVHDEYVASVPLAIAVPSALAEGLAPGDWRALAALPWIYTFRGCPFHVALRERMSAYGVEPNPVEQTVDEAIMRELVAEGMGVAVLREEEGKRLEAAGLAMLWPDRLSVPLCLSFPEAQGARSPLRELREAVRTVWGVEQRMVA; this is translated from the coding sequence ATGGATATACACAAATTGCAATGCTTCGTGGCCGTGGCCTTTGCCGGAAACCTGACCCGAGCCGCCGAGACGGTCTTTCTCAGCCAGTCGGCCATGAGCGGACAGATCAAGCAGCTCGAGGAGTCGCTGGGGTATCCCCTGTTCGAACGCCAGGCCCGGGGCATGCGCATGACTCCCGAGGGTGAGGCCCTGCTGCCCTACGCCCGGGCGGCCATCAAGGCAATGGAGGACTTCCGCACCCGGGGCGAGGGGCTCAAGAAAACCGCGTCTTCCCGGCTGGTGGTCGGGCTGAACTCGGACCCGGCCTTCCTGCGCATGGCCGAGCTGGCCCGGGTCATGCGCACCATGGCGCCGGGTGTGCAGTTGTCGTTCATCGTCTCCCAGAGCCGCTACACGGCGCCTTCCCTGCGTTCCGGCGAGATGCACGTGGGCTTCCGCTTCGGCATGTGGAACGAAGAAGGAGTGCACGACGAGTACGTGGCCTCGGTGCCGCTGGCCATCGCCGTGCCCTCGGCCCTGGCGGAAGGGCTGGCCCCTGGCGACTGGCGCGCCCTGGCCGCCCTGCCGTGGATCTATACCTTCCGAGGCTGCCCGTTCCACGTGGCCCTGCGCGAACGCATGTCCGCCTATGGGGTGGAGCCCAACCCGGTGGAACAGACCGTAGACGAGGCGATCATGCGCGAGCTGGTTGCCGAGGGCATGGGCGTGGCCGTGCTCCGGGAGGAAGAAGGAAAACGACTGGAAGCGGCTGGGCTGGCCATGCTCTGGCCCGATCGGCTGTCGGTCCCGCTTTGCCTGTCCTTCCCCGAGGCGCAGGGAGCGCGCTCGCCGCTGCGCGAGCTCCGAGAGGCGGTACGCACGGTCTGGGGTGTGGAGCAGCGCATGGTGGCCTGA
- a CDS encoding cytidine deaminase codes for MPDITELIRMATAARDRAHAPYSHHPVGAALVTDEGDVYTGCNVENAAYPLGSCAEQSAIAAMVLGGGRAIREMVVVGPTDGPCTPCGGCRQRIREFAGPQTRIHACNEREVLLTMTLNELLPESFGPENLNQR; via the coding sequence ATGCCCGACATCACGGAACTCATTCGTATGGCGACGGCGGCCCGAGACCGGGCTCATGCCCCATATTCCCATCACCCGGTAGGCGCGGCCCTGGTCACGGACGAGGGCGACGTGTACACCGGCTGCAACGTGGAGAACGCGGCCTATCCGCTGGGGTCGTGCGCCGAGCAATCGGCCATCGCCGCCATGGTGCTCGGCGGGGGCAGGGCCATTCGCGAAATGGTGGTGGTCGGCCCGACCGACGGACCGTGCACTCCGTGCGGCGGCTGCCGCCAGCGCATCCGCGAATTCGCCGGGCCGCAAACCAGGATCCACGCCTGCAATGAACGCGAGGTCCTGCTGACCATGACCCTTAACGAACTGTTGCCCGAGTCCTTCGGGCCGGAAAACCTCAACCAACGGTGA
- a CDS encoding ABC transporter ATP-binding protein gives MDATGDHAAPPAVELIGLNKSFGPVRANRDVSMAVARGTIHGIVGENGAGKSTLMGMLYGFYQADSGRIRINGRDVKISSPAQAIGQGIGMVHQHFMLVEPFTVLENVILGAEEGGLIKTSLRHARRELERLGRDYGLEVDPDAVVGDLPVGLQQRVEILKALYRGAETLILDEPTGVLTPQEADRLFAMLDTLRGQGRTVILITHKLREIMAATDSVSIMRRGTMVAHRRTAETSKEELAELMVGRKVLLRVDKTEAAPGEPLLELDKVNFRDEAGVHRLKDVSLTLRRGEILGVAGVSGNGQSALLEVLAGVAAPSSGTISYKGEVIAGQGKRIDPQGMHRLGVGHVAEDRHRTAMVMDFTAAENMILGYHSGRDVNGRVLMDQTKVRGLCREYMDKFDVRPPDPDLPATGFSGGNQQKLVLAREMERDPDLLLVGQPTRGVDIGAIEFIHKHLIELRDRGKGVLLVSVELDEILSLADRIVVMFDRRIVGEMAAGDASERTLGLLMAGCTGTPDSGEAA, from the coding sequence ATGGATGCCACCGGCGACCACGCGGCCCCTCCGGCGGTCGAACTCATAGGACTGAACAAATCCTTCGGGCCGGTTCGGGCCAATCGAGACGTGTCCATGGCCGTAGCCAGGGGGACCATCCACGGCATCGTGGGCGAGAACGGGGCGGGCAAGTCCACCCTCATGGGCATGCTCTACGGCTTTTATCAGGCGGACAGCGGGCGCATCCGCATCAACGGCCGGGACGTGAAGATCTCCAGTCCGGCCCAGGCCATCGGGCAGGGCATCGGTATGGTCCACCAGCACTTCATGCTCGTGGAGCCGTTCACGGTGCTCGAAAACGTCATCCTCGGGGCCGAGGAGGGAGGGCTGATAAAGACCTCTCTGCGCCACGCCCGCCGGGAGCTTGAGCGGCTCGGCCGCGACTATGGGCTGGAGGTGGACCCGGACGCGGTTGTCGGGGACCTGCCCGTGGGGCTGCAGCAGCGGGTGGAGATTCTGAAGGCGTTGTACCGGGGAGCCGAGACCCTGATCCTGGACGAACCCACGGGCGTGCTCACACCCCAGGAGGCGGACCGGCTGTTCGCCATGCTCGACACCCTGCGAGGCCAGGGGCGCACGGTCATTCTGATCACCCACAAGCTGCGGGAGATCATGGCCGCCACAGACTCCGTGTCCATCATGCGGCGCGGGACCATGGTCGCCCACCGCAGGACCGCCGAGACGAGCAAGGAAGAACTGGCCGAGTTGATGGTCGGGCGCAAGGTCCTGCTTCGGGTGGACAAGACCGAAGCCGCGCCCGGAGAGCCTCTTCTGGAACTGGACAAGGTGAATTTCAGGGATGAGGCGGGTGTGCACCGGCTCAAGGATGTTTCCCTGACCCTCAGGCGGGGCGAGATACTCGGCGTGGCCGGGGTCTCGGGCAACGGCCAGTCCGCGCTGCTGGAGGTCCTGGCCGGGGTGGCCGCGCCGTCCTCCGGGACCATTTCGTACAAGGGCGAGGTCATCGCCGGGCAGGGCAAGCGCATCGACCCGCAGGGCATGCACCGGCTGGGCGTGGGCCATGTGGCCGAGGACCGCCACCGCACGGCCATGGTCATGGATTTTACCGCCGCCGAGAACATGATCCTCGGCTACCACTCCGGGCGCGACGTGAACGGCAGGGTGCTCATGGACCAGACCAAGGTCCGCGGGCTGTGCCGCGAATACATGGACAAATTCGACGTGCGCCCGCCCGACCCGGACCTCCCGGCCACGGGGTTTTCCGGGGGCAATCAGCAGAAGCTCGTCCTGGCCCGGGAAATGGAACGCGACCCGGACCTGTTGCTGGTGGGGCAGCCCACGCGCGGAGTGGACATCGGGGCCATCGAGTTCATCCACAAACACCTCATCGAACTGCGCGACCGGGGCAAGGGCGTGCTCCTGGTCTCGGTCGAGCTGGACGAGATACTGTCTTTGGCGGACCGCATCGTGGTCATGTTCGACAGGCGCATCGTGGGCGAGATGGCGGCAGGGGACGCAAGCGAGCGGACTCTGGGGCTGCTCATGGCGGGCTGCACCGGGACACCGGACAGCGGAGAGGCGGCATAG
- the deoC gene encoding deoxyribose-phosphate aldolase, with protein sequence MKDLKMLTAEAEQVQADGVYALRALTSMDLTSLGEDDTEEKIRDLCSRAVTPRGHVAAVCVYDKFVPLALNELKGTGVRVATVCNFPHGMPDSAKAVAEAKAQVAAGAQEVDVVLPYKRYKAGHRAQALTLLQEVREVCGETVLLKVILETSQLQSLKIIGEASRDAIEAGADFIKTSTGKVPGGATLDAAAVMLEAIREMTPKVKRRIGFKPSGGLKTVADAAGYLYLADKIMGEGWATPQTLRFGASGLLNDVKEHLGI encoded by the coding sequence ATGAAAGATTTGAAGATGTTGACGGCCGAAGCCGAACAGGTCCAGGCCGACGGGGTATACGCCCTGCGCGCGCTGACCTCCATGGACCTGACCTCGCTGGGAGAAGACGATACTGAAGAGAAAATCCGTGATCTGTGCTCGCGTGCGGTCACGCCCAGGGGCCACGTGGCGGCGGTCTGCGTGTACGACAAATTCGTACCCCTGGCCCTGAACGAACTGAAGGGTACCGGGGTGCGCGTGGCCACGGTCTGCAACTTCCCCCATGGAATGCCCGACTCGGCCAAGGCCGTGGCCGAGGCCAAGGCGCAGGTGGCGGCAGGGGCCCAGGAGGTGGATGTGGTTCTGCCGTACAAGCGATACAAGGCGGGCCATCGCGCCCAGGCCCTGACCCTGTTGCAGGAGGTCCGCGAAGTCTGCGGCGAAACGGTCCTGCTCAAGGTCATTCTGGAGACAAGCCAGTTGCAGTCGCTGAAGATCATCGGCGAGGCCAGCCGGGACGCCATCGAGGCGGGCGCGGATTTCATCAAGACGTCCACGGGCAAGGTGCCGGGCGGGGCCACCCTGGACGCCGCGGCGGTCATGCTCGAGGCGATCCGCGAGATGACCCCCAAGGTAAAGCGCAGGATAGGCTTCAAGCCGTCCGGCGGCCTCAAGACCGTGGCCGACGCGGCGGGTTACCTTTATCTGGCTGACAAGATCATGGGCGAAGGCTGGGCCACTCCCCAGACCCTGCGCTTCGGCGCATCCGGCCTGCTCAACGACGTAAAAGAACACCTCGGTATCTAA
- a CDS encoding ABC transporter permease: protein MAQSKLPGWVNAGLIPALNLLTAFLVSGLVILAMGQDPVKAFGYLVYGAFGYGEAIGYTLYYATNFIFTGLAVAVAFHCYLFNIGGEGQAYLGGLGIGLVCLYLGDLPFWAVLPLTVLGGALFGGAWAAIPAYLQARRGSHIVITTIMFNFIGSSVMTFLLVDWLKRPGSQLPETSPFPQSAWMPKLHELAGSLGIKMAHSPANLALIIALLCCVGVWLFIWHTRWGFEIRAVGRNPEAAVYSGISPARAIMVSMLLSGALAGLMGVNELMGEQHRVIINFTNGCGFVGIAIALMGRNHPAGIVLASLLMGALFQGGAELAFEMPAITRDMIWTIQGFVILFTGALEHLYRPQLERIFLRKEATA, encoded by the coding sequence ATGGCGCAGAGCAAGCTTCCCGGCTGGGTCAACGCGGGGCTGATCCCGGCGCTGAACCTGCTGACCGCCTTCCTGGTCTCGGGACTGGTCATCCTGGCAATGGGGCAGGACCCGGTCAAGGCGTTCGGTTATCTGGTCTACGGGGCGTTCGGCTACGGCGAGGCCATCGGCTACACCCTGTACTACGCCACCAATTTCATTTTCACCGGTCTGGCCGTGGCCGTGGCCTTCCACTGTTACCTGTTCAACATCGGCGGCGAGGGCCAGGCGTATCTCGGCGGGCTGGGCATCGGGCTGGTCTGCCTGTATCTCGGCGACCTGCCGTTCTGGGCCGTCCTGCCCCTGACCGTGCTCGGCGGGGCCCTGTTCGGCGGGGCCTGGGCGGCCATTCCGGCCTATCTTCAGGCCAGACGCGGCTCGCATATCGTCATCACCACGATCATGTTCAACTTCATCGGCTCGTCGGTCATGACCTTCCTGCTGGTGGACTGGCTCAAACGGCCCGGCTCCCAGCTGCCCGAGACCTCGCCGTTCCCGCAGTCCGCGTGGATGCCCAAGCTGCACGAACTGGCCGGATCGCTGGGCATCAAGATGGCCCATTCGCCGGCCAACCTGGCCCTGATCATCGCGTTGCTGTGCTGCGTGGGCGTCTGGCTGTTCATCTGGCACACCCGCTGGGGTTTCGAGATCCGCGCCGTGGGCCGCAACCCGGAGGCGGCCGTGTACAGCGGCATCTCTCCGGCCAGGGCGATCATGGTCTCCATGCTCCTGTCCGGCGCACTGGCCGGGCTCATGGGCGTGAACGAACTCATGGGCGAGCAGCACCGGGTGATCATCAACTTCACCAACGGGTGCGGGTTCGTGGGCATCGCCATCGCGCTCATGGGCCGCAATCACCCCGCCGGTATTGTGCTCGCCTCGTTGCTCATGGGTGCGCTGTTCCAGGGAGGGGCCGAGCTGGCCTTCGAGATGCCCGCCATCACCCGGGACATGATCTGGACCATTCAGGGGTTCGTCATTCTGTTTACCGGCGCGCTGGAGCATCTCTACCGTCCGCAGTTGGAACGTATTTTCCTGCGCAAGGAGGCCACGGCATGA